From Treponema rectale, one genomic window encodes:
- the rbfA gene encoding 30S ribosome-binding factor RbfA, which translates to MGQYRLLRLGEQLRQEISLMLLRHEIKDPRVSEFLSIDRVEVAGDLAYAKVFVSSFMDDASVKRGVAGLQSAAGFIQCSIAKKLSVYRFPRLTFVADFSMKEGYKMVQKLNALEAESKAREDEENNG; encoded by the coding sequence ATGGGACAGTACAGATTGTTGCGTCTGGGTGAACAGCTCAGACAGGAAATTTCACTTATGCTCCTCAGACATGAAATTAAGGATCCACGCGTAAGTGAATTTCTTTCCATTGATCGGGTTGAAGTTGCCGGTGACCTGGCTTATGCAAAGGTTTTTGTTTCTTCCTTTATGGATGACGCCTCTGTAAAACGTGGTGTTGCAGGTTTACAGAGTGCGGCCGGTTTTATTCAGTGTTCTATTGCAAAAAAACTTTCTGTTTATCGTTTTCCTCGCCTTACATTCGTTGCTGATTTCAGCATGAAAGAGGGTTATAAGATGGTTCAGAAGCTTAATGCTCTTGAAGCTGAATCTAAAGCCCGGGAAGACGAAGAAAATAATGGTTAG
- the truB gene encoding tRNA pseudouridine(55) synthase TruB, with the protein MKKNKRTSVKDGILLYAKTPGITSFSSLWDIKHALDTDKIGHTGTLDSFAEGLLVVLSGHLTHLVPHITGFTKTYQAVVCFGKETDTLDPTGTVMKTAPSLTREALENVLPSFTGVQLQVPPVYSALHSGGKRASDVVRSGGEVKLDSRQVFIYKNELLDFREAGDDGLSYALLEITCSKGTYIRALARDIAAAAGSCAFLCALRRTQVGPFYLKDAACYSGFCDFTIDYGIENARRCSEIKNEKRITPDSVFTDIRSRFLDFTPETASLCGFEVSELKKDAEKSYLNGRPLSGSMFRRITTGVSEPPCTLKDKEIAVFYSDGMFAGMVRLNPDHRLFYGFVVPRQKKKLKVFTWNDIVKGEFPLSWRQKGTALTVGNFDGMHSGHRTLIEMVKDSSIPVKGIVTFTNPGELVKNKTGVYEGDVMTLSQKLRFCSESGLDFAVIIDFSDDFSRISGEDFVSTLVSLVGMKYMAEGIDFRCGFRGQADSAVIKALSEKYGFEFRSVEKVCLEGQSISSSRIRSAVRKGDFASVQKMLSGCFVLDLSETEFTPSKTVSSDPMMEWFSAAVVSGQVLPENGTYEVAAVLGENILHTMLSVSENTVEVLLPTENTAKRLTEVKFVYKPNVTL; encoded by the coding sequence ATGAAAAAAAATAAAAGGACTTCTGTAAAAGACGGGATTCTTCTTTATGCAAAGACTCCCGGTATTACAAGTTTCTCTTCATTATGGGATATAAAGCACGCTCTTGATACTGACAAAATCGGTCATACAGGAACGCTGGATTCTTTTGCAGAAGGACTTCTTGTTGTTTTAAGCGGTCATCTTACTCATCTTGTTCCTCATATTACTGGTTTTACAAAGACTTATCAGGCTGTGGTCTGTTTTGGTAAAGAAACAGATACTCTTGATCCTACAGGAACTGTAATGAAGACAGCTCCTTCTTTAACAAGAGAAGCTCTTGAAAATGTACTTCCGTCTTTTACTGGAGTGCAGCTTCAGGTTCCTCCAGTTTATTCAGCGCTCCATTCAGGCGGAAAACGTGCAAGTGATGTTGTCAGAAGCGGTGGGGAAGTAAAACTGGACAGCCGTCAGGTTTTTATTTATAAAAATGAACTTCTTGATTTCAGGGAAGCCGGGGATGACGGGCTTTCTTATGCGCTTTTAGAGATTACCTGTTCAAAAGGAACTTACATCAGGGCTCTTGCACGGGATATTGCTGCTGCTGCGGGTAGCTGTGCTTTTTTGTGTGCCCTCAGGCGTACTCAGGTGGGCCCGTTTTATCTTAAGGATGCGGCCTGTTATTCTGGATTTTGTGATTTTACTATTGATTACGGAATCGAAAATGCACGCCGCTGTTCTGAAATTAAAAATGAAAAACGTATTACTCCGGATTCAGTGTTTACTGACATCAGGAGCAGGTTTCTTGATTTTACTCCGGAAACCGCTTCTTTATGTGGTTTTGAAGTAAGTGAACTGAAAAAAGATGCAGAAAAATCTTACCTCAACGGACGTCCTCTTTCCGGCAGTATGTTCAGGAGAATAACAACAGGAGTGAGTGAACCTCCGTGTACCCTGAAGGATAAGGAAATTGCCGTTTTTTATTCCGACGGCATGTTTGCCGGCATGGTGCGGCTTAATCCTGATCACCGGCTTTTTTACGGGTTTGTTGTACCCCGTCAGAAAAAGAAGCTTAAGGTCTTTACCTGGAACGATATTGTGAAAGGGGAATTTCCTTTAAGCTGGCGGCAGAAAGGAACGGCATTGACTGTCGGTAATTTTGACGGAATGCATTCGGGACACCGGACTTTGATAGAAATGGTAAAGGATAGTTCCATTCCTGTAAAAGGAATCGTGACTTTTACAAATCCCGGTGAACTTGTAAAGAATAAAACGGGAGTTTATGAAGGTGACGTGATGACTCTTTCACAGAAACTCCGGTTCTGTTCTGAATCGGGCCTTGACTTTGCCGTAATCATTGACTTTTCTGACGATTTCAGTAGAATTAGCGGAGAAGATTTTGTCAGCACTTTAGTTTCTTTAGTAGGAATGAAGTATATGGCTGAGGGAATTGATTTCAGGTGCGGATTCCGTGGTCAGGCTGATTCTGCCGTGATAAAGGCTCTGTCAGAGAAATATGGATTTGAGTTCCGTTCTGTAGAGAAAGTCTGTCTGGAAGGACAGAGCATCAGTTCATCAAGAATACGCAGTGCTGTAAGGAAAGGTGATTTTGCATCGGTACAGAAAATGCTTTCAGGGTGTTTTGTGCTTGATCTTTCAGAAACTGAATTTACGCCTTCAAAGACAGTTTCTTCAGATCCCATGATGGAATGGTTTTCTGCCGCTGTAGTTTCCGGACAGGTTCTTCCTGAAAACGGAACTTATGAAGTTGCAGCCGTTTTGGGTGAAAATATTCTTCATACAATGCTTTCTGTTTCAGAAAACACTGTTGAGGTTCTTCTGCCTACAGAAAATACGGCAAAACGTTTGACTGAGGTAAAGTTTGTTTACAAACCTAATGTTACTTTGTGA
- the rpsO gene encoding 30S ribosomal protein S15: MALTKETSASIVSKFGANANDTGNTKVQIALMTERIKQLTEHCKAFPKDTSAQRGLLKVVGSRRKLLKYYQRTNLEGYRALIKELGIRK; this comes from the coding sequence ATGGCACTTACAAAAGAAACATCTGCTTCAATCGTAAGCAAATTCGGTGCAAATGCAAATGACACCGGAAACACAAAAGTTCAGATTGCACTTATGACTGAACGTATCAAGCAGCTCACAGAACACTGCAAGGCTTTTCCAAAGGATACTAGCGCTCAGCGCGGTCTTCTTAAAGTTGTAGGTTCACGCAGAAAGCTTCTTAAGTACTATCAGCGTACAAACCTTGAAGGCTACAGAGCTCTTATTAAGGAACTTGGTATCCGTAAGTAA
- the pnp gene encoding polyribonucleotide nucleotidyltransferase yields MVQRVTRKIGDQELILETGKIGKQANGCVYAQIGGTAVIATVCASSEVKEGLDFVPVTVEYNEKFYAAGKIPGGFVKREGRPKDKEILVSRLIDRPMRPLFETAFGREIQIVPTCVSVDGVNPPDILAVIASSAAVSISDIPFHGPVAGCRVGYIDGEYVINPTYEQMEKVQLEIVVAGTKDGFTMVEGGANEVSEEVMLGALEKAQGFITDMCLLQEELVKLAGKEKLPLAPLNVELANADAIKAEALPLMQTACFLKGKQARGDAVKAVKNQIAEKYAEQLEDPVQAKLFSALFDDIQYDLLRSSILEKGLRIDGRGTEDIRPITCEINVLPRPHGSALFTRGETQSLAVTTLGTAMDEQVYDDIEGDRSENFILHYNFPPYSVGEVGKLTTGRREIGHGNLARRSLAPMIPSRSEFPYTIRVVSEIMESNGSSSQASTCGGCLSLLAAGVPMKKMVAGIAMGLITDGPQYKKYAILSDILGEEDHLGDMDFKVAGTHDGITGFQMDIKIAGVSMDIMRKALAQAKRGREHILGIMEKCINKPQPISPYAPKIDTMKIAVDKIGALIGPGGKNVKALCQQYGVTINTEDDGTVTIYGKTGNATDAAKKAIKGICEDPEPGTIYQGTVKRIMDFGAFIEILPGKEGLCHISKLSRQRVEKVTDVLKEGQSVPVKLLEVDKMGRLNLSYIDAVEEQSK; encoded by the coding sequence ATGGTACAGAGAGTAACCCGTAAAATCGGTGACCAGGAACTCATTCTTGAGACTGGTAAAATCGGAAAACAGGCAAACGGATGTGTATACGCACAGATTGGTGGTACTGCCGTAATTGCTACAGTTTGTGCTTCAAGTGAAGTTAAAGAAGGACTTGATTTTGTTCCTGTAACTGTTGAGTACAATGAAAAGTTTTATGCTGCCGGAAAAATCCCTGGCGGTTTTGTAAAAAGAGAAGGTCGTCCTAAGGATAAGGAAATCCTTGTAAGCCGTCTTATTGACCGTCCTATGCGTCCGCTTTTTGAGACAGCATTTGGTCGTGAGATTCAGATTGTTCCTACCTGTGTTTCTGTTGATGGTGTAAATCCACCGGATATTCTTGCAGTAATTGCTTCATCTGCTGCAGTTTCTATTTCAGACATTCCTTTCCACGGTCCTGTAGCAGGCTGCCGTGTTGGTTATATTGACGGTGAATATGTAATTAATCCTACATATGAACAGATGGAAAAAGTTCAGCTTGAAATCGTTGTTGCCGGAACAAAAGACGGTTTTACAATGGTAGAAGGCGGTGCAAATGAAGTTTCTGAAGAAGTAATGCTTGGTGCTCTTGAAAAGGCACAGGGCTTTATTACTGATATGTGTCTTCTTCAGGAAGAACTTGTAAAACTTGCAGGTAAGGAAAAACTTCCGCTTGCTCCTCTTAATGTTGAGCTTGCAAATGCAGATGCAATTAAGGCAGAGGCACTTCCTCTCATGCAGACTGCATGCTTCCTTAAGGGAAAGCAGGCCCGCGGTGATGCAGTAAAGGCTGTTAAGAATCAGATTGCAGAAAAGTATGCAGAACAGCTTGAGGATCCTGTACAGGCAAAACTCTTCAGTGCTCTTTTTGATGACATTCAGTATGATCTTCTCCGCTCAAGTATTCTTGAGAAAGGACTTCGTATTGACGGACGCGGAACTGAAGATATCCGTCCTATTACCTGCGAAATTAATGTTCTTCCTAGACCTCATGGTTCAGCACTTTTTACCCGTGGTGAGACACAGTCTCTTGCAGTTACGACACTTGGTACTGCAATGGATGAACAGGTATATGATGATATCGAAGGAGACAGAAGCGAAAACTTTATCCTTCATTATAATTTCCCACCATATTCAGTTGGTGAAGTAGGAAAACTTACGACAGGACGCCGTGAAATCGGTCATGGAAATCTTGCCCGCCGTTCTCTTGCACCTATGATTCCTAGCCGTTCAGAATTCCCTTATACAATTCGTGTTGTTTCTGAAATCATGGAATCTAACGGTTCTTCATCACAGGCTTCTACCTGCGGCGGATGTCTTTCACTCCTTGCAGCAGGCGTACCTATGAAGAAGATGGTTGCAGGTATTGCAATGGGTCTTATTACAGACGGTCCTCAGTACAAGAAGTATGCAATTCTTTCTGATATTCTTGGAGAAGAAGATCATCTTGGAGACATGGACTTTAAGGTAGCCGGAACTCATGACGGTATTACCGGATTCCAGATGGATATTAAAATTGCCGGTGTTTCTATGGATATCATGCGCAAGGCTCTTGCTCAGGCAAAACGCGGTCGCGAGCATATTCTTGGTATCATGGAAAAGTGTATCAACAAACCTCAGCCAATCAGTCCATATGCTCCAAAAATTGACACAATGAAGATTGCTGTTGATAAAATCGGTGCCCTCATCGGACCAGGCGGAAAGAATGTAAAGGCACTTTGCCAGCAGTATGGTGTTACGATTAATACTGAAGATGACGGAACTGTTACGATTTACGGTAAGACTGGAAATGCAACTGACGCTGCAAAGAAGGCAATTAAAGGTATTTGTGAAGATCCGGAACCAGGTACAATTTATCAGGGTACAGTAAAACGCATCATGGACTTTGGTGCATTTATTGAAATCCTTCCTGGAAAAGAAGGTCTTTGTCATATCTCTAAACTCAGCCGTCAGCGTGTAGAAAAAGTAACTGATGTTCTTAAGGAAGGTCAGAGTGTTCCTGTAAAACTTCTTGAAGTTGACAAGATGGGACGTCTTAATCTTTCTTATATTGATGCTGTTGAAGAACAGTCAAAATAA
- a CDS encoding OadG family transporter subunit, producing the protein MGEAIGIGLDVLGDWHVIFILILMIVFISLANYVIKYKKKPRMPKVKPAPASAPAAEGEKKPEGEASAEKEAAAK; encoded by the coding sequence ATGGGTGAGGCAATCGGAATTGGTCTTGATGTTCTTGGAGACTGGCATGTAATTTTTATTCTCATTTTAATGATTGTTTTCATTTCACTGGCTAATTATGTAATTAAGTATAAAAAGAAGCCCCGCATGCCTAAAGTAAAACCGGCTCCTGCTTCTGCTCCGGCTGCAGAGGGAGAAAAGAAACCTGAAGGTGAAGCTTCTGCAGAAAAAGAAGCAGCTGCTAAATAA
- a CDS encoding dihydroorotate dehydrogenase gives MDLADIDEKGRGILFYGETTVEKCFAVKGQSNIYLLQTTIVQQHENQIGPKPGQFYLIKGQKSDVQYNRPISVYRCEEKFNRTTSRSEYTVQFMIMEKGRGTQELCHFTAGEKMKVIGPLGTPWPSPSETVDFSKNEICIVGGGIGVAPVANLASSLPDGSYDFYASFKSGSYGLEHIHPFNLVITTDDGSEGIKGMLPVAFTKDAVKKAGYKVIYACGPTPALAYVKSVAEELGIQCYVSMEHRMLCGLGACLGCTIDTSIGKKRVCKDGPVFDSKIITFPKPSSRRKPLEENEDPDLTVNLAGITLKNPVIATAGTFAYGQNYRGVSDVRWWGAITSKGITYEPRAGNSGERCLEVVGGNMNSIGLQNPGVPYFVDNLLSPMLELGPEVIVNLAGKDITEYINGARMLDKTDAKIIELNISCPNVSGTPFGMDPELAYWAVKLVKEEIHKPLFVKLSPNAPDICEVAEYCINAGADGLSLINMVHGVAINIEEGKPFFEKVHAGWSGPALKPLALRMVYDVIARINTLPPEKRVPVIGIGGISDWKDAVEFIMAGAAAVGVGAAKFTNPDVAKDITEGMKAFMKSHGYRNLAQMRGIAQVDKGVV, from the coding sequence TTGGATTTAGCTGATATTGATGAAAAAGGCAGGGGTATATTGTTTTATGGTGAAACAACTGTGGAAAAGTGTTTTGCCGTTAAAGGACAGTCAAATATTTATCTTCTTCAGACGACTATAGTTCAGCAGCATGAGAATCAGATTGGTCCTAAACCGGGTCAGTTTTATTTAATAAAAGGACAGAAATCAGATGTTCAGTATAACAGACCTATAAGTGTTTACAGATGTGAGGAAAAATTTAACAGGACAACTTCCAGAAGTGAGTATACGGTTCAGTTCATGATAATGGAAAAGGGCAGGGGTACTCAGGAATTATGTCACTTTACAGCCGGAGAAAAAATGAAGGTAATCGGTCCGCTTGGAACTCCCTGGCCTTCTCCTTCTGAAACAGTAGATTTTTCAAAAAATGAAATATGTATTGTCGGCGGAGGAATAGGAGTAGCTCCTGTTGCAAATCTTGCTTCTTCCCTTCCTGACGGCTCATACGATTTTTATGCCAGTTTTAAAAGCGGAAGTTATGGTCTTGAGCATATTCATCCTTTTAATCTTGTAATTACTACTGATGATGGTTCGGAGGGAATAAAAGGAATGCTTCCGGTTGCGTTTACAAAAGATGCTGTAAAAAAAGCCGGATATAAAGTTATTTATGCCTGCGGTCCGACTCCTGCACTGGCTTATGTAAAATCTGTTGCGGAAGAACTTGGCATTCAGTGCTATGTAAGCATGGAACACAGAATGCTCTGTGGTCTTGGGGCCTGTTTAGGCTGTACGATAGATACTTCCATAGGAAAAAAGAGGGTTTGTAAGGACGGACCTGTTTTTGATTCAAAAATAATAACATTTCCTAAACCTTCGTCTCGAAGAAAACCTCTGGAAGAAAACGAAGATCCGGATCTTACCGTTAATCTTGCCGGTATTACACTGAAGAACCCGGTAATTGCTACTGCAGGAACCTTTGCCTATGGCCAGAATTACCGCGGTGTTTCAGATGTGCGCTGGTGGGGTGCCATTACTTCAAAAGGAATAACCTATGAACCTAGAGCCGGTAACAGTGGTGAACGATGCCTTGAAGTTGTAGGCGGAAACATGAATTCCATAGGACTTCAGAATCCTGGTGTACCGTATTTTGTAGACAACCTTCTTTCTCCCATGCTTGAACTTGGTCCTGAGGTAATCGTAAATCTTGCCGGTAAAGATATAACTGAATATATAAACGGTGCAAGAATGCTTGATAAAACTGATGCAAAAATAATTGAACTTAACATCAGCTGTCCTAATGTGAGCGGAACTCCTTTCGGTATGGATCCGGAACTTGCATATTGGGCTGTAAAGCTTGTAAAGGAAGAAATTCATAAGCCGCTTTTTGTCAAACTTTCTCCAAATGCACCTGATATATGTGAAGTTGCAGAGTATTGTATAAATGCCGGAGCAGACGGACTTAGCCTCATAAATATGGTTCATGGAGTTGCGATAAATATTGAGGAAGGAAAGCCATTCTTTGAAAAGGTTCATGCAGGATGGAGCGGACCTGCACTGAAGCCTCTTGCGCTCAGAATGGTTTATGATGTCATTGCCAGAATAAATACTCTTCCTCCGGAAAAACGGGTTCCGGTAATCGGAATTGGAGGTATTTCTGACTGGAAAGATGCAGTTGAGTTTATTATGGCTGGTGCTGCGGCGGTCGGAGTCGGAGCTGCTAAGTTTACTAATCCTGATGTGGCTAAAGATATTACCGAAGGAATGAAAGCCTTTATGAAATCTCATGGTTACAGGAATCTTGCGCAGATGAGGGGAATTGCTCAGGTTGATAAAGGGGTGGTTTGA
- a CDS encoding RecQ family ATP-dependent DNA helicase, whose protein sequence is MENQEIYKETKMSQQDEPVDDPVLNAARKAFKINYLYPWQRIVIANIMDAAEQAGCRNKINNIPENDTEEDFPPPNQIVLLPTGAGKSLCFLVPALLLKGPTLILYPLIALMSDQKRRMDDAGIVSAVLKGGQSVGERLNNLQMIRSKAKVILANPEVLQDKKLIEELKKTPIAHIAIDEAHCVSEWGDSFRPSYLTLGSIIKELNPKCVTAFTATASPEVLARISEILFDGNARIIRSCSDRPNIHYSVINAWNKKRAAFSLAIKEPGPLIIFCGTRRKSEDMARELAPVLGYENVRFYHAGMTKEEKDRTEKWFYPKKDGVLCCTCAFGMGIDKKDIRTVIHLEASPTAESYIQEAGRGGRDGSTAKAILLWNWKDSVKYGKHEKGSRKSIMKKFAESRSCRRQVLLDALGGEQAFCEGCDICSSRHPAYFAADAAAVMHFIRKKNFLLKKDALLNALTNELNRNNVSSRINSWHSDDVLEVLVQLEDSGLIKKGSFASKKQYGCHIKPPLYQPEQFPSSAQDSCNHEIS, encoded by the coding sequence ATGGAAAATCAGGAAATCTACAAAGAAACAAAAATGTCGCAGCAGGATGAACCAGTTGATGACCCGGTACTGAATGCCGCAAGAAAAGCATTTAAAATAAACTACCTGTACCCGTGGCAGCGCATTGTAATTGCAAACATAATGGATGCAGCAGAACAGGCCGGGTGCCGCAATAAAATAAATAATATTCCGGAAAATGATACAGAAGAAGATTTTCCTCCCCCAAACCAGATTGTCCTTCTGCCTACAGGAGCCGGAAAATCTTTATGTTTTCTCGTTCCGGCACTGCTTCTTAAAGGACCTACCCTCATACTGTATCCGCTTATCGCACTGATGTCGGACCAGAAGCGCAGAATGGATGACGCAGGAATTGTCAGCGCAGTACTCAAAGGCGGACAAAGCGTCGGGGAACGGCTCAACAACCTTCAGATGATACGCAGCAAAGCAAAAGTAATTCTTGCAAACCCTGAAGTTCTCCAGGACAAGAAACTGATTGAAGAATTGAAAAAAACTCCAATAGCCCATATTGCAATAGATGAAGCCCACTGCGTCAGCGAATGGGGAGACTCATTCCGTCCGTCCTATCTGACTTTAGGAAGCATTATAAAAGAACTGAACCCAAAATGCGTAACAGCCTTTACAGCAACAGCCTCTCCTGAAGTTCTTGCAAGAATTTCAGAAATACTTTTTGACGGTAATGCACGCATAATAAGGAGCTGTTCTGACAGACCGAACATACACTACAGCGTCATAAATGCCTGGAACAAAAAAAGGGCTGCATTTTCCCTTGCCATAAAAGAGCCCGGGCCCCTCATAATATTCTGCGGCACAAGAAGAAAATCTGAAGATATGGCAAGAGAACTTGCTCCTGTTCTGGGCTATGAAAACGTACGGTTTTATCACGCGGGAATGACTAAGGAAGAAAAAGACCGTACTGAAAAATGGTTTTACCCGAAAAAAGACGGCGTATTATGTTGTACCTGCGCATTTGGAATGGGTATCGATAAAAAAGACATCAGGACCGTAATTCATCTGGAAGCAAGTCCTACTGCTGAAAGCTACATTCAGGAAGCAGGCCGCGGAGGAAGAGACGGAAGTACGGCAAAGGCCATTCTCCTGTGGAACTGGAAAGATTCCGTAAAATACGGAAAACATGAAAAAGGAAGCCGTAAATCAATCATGAAAAAATTTGCAGAAAGCAGAAGCTGCAGAAGACAGGTCCTGCTTGACGCTTTAGGAGGAGAACAGGCCTTCTGTGAAGGATGTGACATATGTAGCAGCAGACACCCGGCTTATTTTGCAGCAGATGCCGCTGCCGTCATGCATTTTATCCGGAAAAAAAACTTTCTCCTGAAAAAAGATGCTTTATTAAATGCCCTTACCAATGAACTGAACAGAAATAACGTCAGCAGCAGAATAAATTCATGGCATTCTGATGATGTGCTTGAAGTCCTCGTTCAGCTGGAAGATTCAGGCCTTATAAAAAAGGGCAGTTTTGCATCAAAAAAACAGTACGGCTGCCATATCAAACCACCCCTTTATCAACCTGAGCAATTCCCCTCATCTGCGCAAGATTCCTGTAACCATGAGATTTCATAA
- a CDS encoding lyase family protein codes for METRNIFENLSCIDHRYSLSEASVFEGLSKYISEEASIRSCAKCEAALVKAHLKMRGNLTDAAVKKLDEVAENIDPQEVYAEEEKTKHNIRALVNVMKTKVDSEIGPLIHLGATSVDILDTALSCRMRDVTKNVVLPELKTLEKYLCEIAERECATPQVGRTHGQHAVPITFGWSIAEFVSRLGKSILRIEELSNQLVGKLAGPVGSYNGPSMIVKDPEELERMYVGFLGLQPSEYSNQLVEPEYVLRLLLEMNVAFGIIANLADDLRNLQRSEIGEVFEYFAATQVGSSTMPQKRNPWNSEHVKSLWKAMCPRVITFYMDQISEHQRDLTNSASQRFISDYVSGFTMAVARMNSVVKGLQADKEGMARNLENAGGKVKGGVLAEPAYILLGEAGYNDGHEIIRKITLEAEQSGKTFFEVLKTHEKEFKDITAQLEKLGVENPANFFEHPSNYCGLAAVKSKRLAQKYAELMK; via the coding sequence ATGGAAACACGTAATATTTTTGAAAATCTTTCTTGTATTGATCACCGTTATTCACTTTCAGAAGCTTCTGTTTTTGAAGGCCTGTCAAAATATATTTCAGAAGAGGCAAGTATCCGCTCCTGTGCAAAGTGTGAGGCAGCCCTTGTTAAGGCACACCTTAAGATGCGCGGAAATCTTACTGACGCAGCCGTAAAGAAACTTGATGAGGTTGCTGAAAATATTGATCCTCAGGAAGTTTATGCTGAGGAAGAAAAGACAAAGCATAATATCCGTGCTCTGGTTAACGTTATGAAGACAAAAGTTGACTCAGAAATCGGACCTCTCATTCATCTTGGTGCAACATCCGTTGATATTCTTGATACAGCCCTCAGCTGCCGCATGCGTGATGTAACTAAAAACGTTGTTCTTCCTGAACTTAAAACTCTTGAAAAGTATTTGTGTGAAATAGCTGAAAGGGAATGTGCTACTCCTCAGGTTGGACGTACTCACGGTCAGCATGCCGTTCCTATTACATTCGGATGGAGTATCGCTGAATTTGTAAGCCGCCTCGGAAAATCAATTCTCCGCATTGAAGAGCTTTCAAATCAGCTTGTCGGTAAGCTTGCAGGCCCTGTAGGTTCTTATAACGGTCCGTCGATGATTGTAAAGGATCCTGAAGAACTTGAAAGAATGTATGTCGGATTCCTTGGACTTCAGCCTTCAGAATATTCCAACCAGCTGGTTGAACCGGAATATGTACTACGTCTTCTTCTCGAGATGAATGTTGCGTTCGGAATAATTGCAAACCTTGCAGATGATCTCCGTAATCTGCAGCGTTCTGAAATCGGTGAGGTTTTTGAATATTTCGCTGCCACACAGGTAGGTTCTTCCACAATGCCACAGAAACGTAATCCCTGGAACAGTGAGCACGTTAAGTCTCTGTGGAAGGCTATGTGTCCCCGTGTAATTACATTTTATATGGATCAGATTTCTGAACATCAGAGGGATCTTACAAATTCAGCAAGCCAGCGTTTTATTTCGGATTATGTTTCAGGATTTACAATGGCCGTTGCCCGCATGAACAGTGTAGTAAAGGGACTGCAGGCAGATAAGGAAGGAATGGCCCGTAATCTTGAAAATGCCGGTGGAAAAGTAAAGGGTGGCGTTCTTGCTGAACCTGCTTATATCCTTCTTGGAGAAGCCGGATATAATGACGGTCATGAAATTATCCGTAAGATTACTCTTGAGGCTGAGCAGAGCGGAAAAACCTTCTTTGAAGTTCTTAAGACTCACGAAAAAGAATTTAAGGATATTACAGCACAGCTTGAAAAACTTGGAGTAGAAAATCCTGCAAATTTCTTTGAGCATCCTTCAAATTACTGCGGACTTGCTGCGGTTAAGTCAAAGAGGCTTGCTCAGAAATATGCAGAACTTATGAAATAG